A genomic region of Cannabis sativa cultivar Pink pepper isolate KNU-18-1 chromosome 1, ASM2916894v1, whole genome shotgun sequence contains the following coding sequences:
- the LOC115706470 gene encoding FCS-Like Zinc finger 13 translates to MVNLTKRARPMIGKLSELLVPGHRAGSIEIGTSPRSPLDLKMQSPRGLKNYDLGGVGLGIVAALEKSSVDSGRDFPAKYAICSLNLNRSNPIPVNIVSNGDKFRACEELDEESYTYVTCRLPNDKTFTKVYYDGVEYGRKNHLKIDLGRCSNQKGIFDSPSAISGEEFCSFPTSDFLSCCHLCRKTLHGKDIYMYRGEKAFCSPECRASQILSDERKEKQCRSEARRGVDVSASSSSSSSYGKGEIFSTGIVAI, encoded by the exons ATGGTTAACTTGACCAAAAGAGCTAGACCAATGATCGGAAAACTTTCCGAGCTTCTTGTTCCCGGCCACCGCGCCGGCTCCATTGAAATCGGGACTAGTCCAAGAAGCCCATTAGATCTCAAGATGCAATCTCCTCGTGGTTTGAAAAACTACGATCTTGGCGGAGTTGGGTTGGGAATTGTAGCTGCTTTGGAAAAATCCTCCGTCGACAGTGGAAGAGATTTTCCAGCCAAGTACGCGATTTGCAGCTTGAATTTAAATCGGTCGAATCCAATTCCGGTGAATATAGTCAGTAACGGGGACAAGTTCAGAGCTTGCGAAGAATTAGACGAAGAGAGTTACACTTACGTCACTTGTCGGTTACCGAATGACAAAACGTTTACCAAAGTCTATTACGATGGTGTTGAATATGGAAGAAAAAATCACCTGAAAATCGATCTGGGTCGGTGTAGTAACCaaaagggtatttttgattCGCCGTCAGCGATCTCCGGTGAAGAATTTTGTTCATTTCCCACCTCGGATTTTCTCAGTTGTTGTCATTTGTGCCGGAAAACACTCCACGGCAAGGACATATATATGTACAG AGGAGAGAAAGCGTTTTGTAGTCCAGAGTGTCGTGCAAGTCAAATTTTGAGTGATGAAAGGAAAGAAAAACAGTGCAGATCAGAGGCCAGAAGAGGTGTTGATGTATcagcttcatcatcatcatcatcgtctTATGGCAAAGGCGAAATCTTCTCAACTGGTATCGTTGCCATTTAG